The Cytophagia bacterium CHB2 genome includes the window TGCTGAACGTTCAATTCAATAACCTTTTACGCAAGGAGGTAGAGTATGAAGCATTTCAAATTGTTACGATGGTTGCTGTTGGCGCCTGGGCTGGCCTTTAGCCAGGATGTGCTGCAGAGTTTTGACACTGAACTCGATTCCAGCTACTGGGCATACGAGCATGTGAGCAGCTCCACCCAGACATTCACGAATCTGTCGTTGGCTAACGATGTTGTGCACAAGGGCACCGGCTCGATGAAGGTCGATTATGCCATTCAAGGCACAGAGAGCTGGGGCGGTTACGCCAATATCATGCACGGAGCGGATAGCACCGAGGTTTTCGATTTCTCGCCGTATACGCACCTGAAGGTGTGGTACTACAATGCCATTCCGCAATCGATACCCAGCACCACACATCTTCGCGTCCTGCTCAAAGACATGAGCAATGTCGCCGTCAATGACCGCATTATGGCGAACATCACGCAAGCAGAGTTCTGGTACTCCCACTTTTTCGTTCTCGACGCGGCGCCGGGTTGGAATGAACTGGTGCTGCCGTTGACCGATGTCGGGGTACAGTCCGATCAAGGCGTGTGGCTGCCAGGCTGGGCCGGCCAGGCCGGCAACAGCACACTTGATCTTGACAAGATCAAAGCCTGGAAATTCGAATGGTCGATCGACGCCTCGGTTTATAACGCCGCCGACCCGCAAGCTTCCGGTATTTCTGCCGGAACGATTTATTTAGACGATTTACGGCTTACCGGCCATGCGTTTCCGGTTATCAACTTCTTTGATACCACCGCCTCCCAGCCGGCGACCTATGCAGGAACCGGGAGCAGCAGTATCAGCGTGACCGACAATACCACGGAGTTTTTGGAAACGGCCTCGGCGCAATTCGATTGGAAAGTCGATGCCCCGGAATCATGGGGCGGTTTTGCCAGCCTCACGTACGGCGACGACAACAGCTTTTTGCCGAACATGGCGGGCCACACGCACATGACTTTGCGCTACAACAATTTCCTGGCTTCCAGCAACCCCGGCAATGTGGTTTTTCGCATCCAATTGTACGATTACAGCGAGGGCGACAATTCGCAAGAACAATGGATTTTCGAGACGCGTGCGGTGCTCGACTCGGCAGCGGGTTGGAAGAAATTGATCATTCCGCTTGAAGACCGCGGTGCGGGCGTGGGCCCCAATGCCGAAGGCTTCTCGAATCCGGGCTGGTCCGGCGTAGCGGGAAACAGCAAGCTGGATTGGGACAAAGTGAAGAAATACGAGTTCGCTTTTTCCGCAGCGCAACAGGGCACGGTTACCACGGGCGGAATTCTGTTCGACAACCTCGAGTTGTACGGCAAGCGCCAGACGGATTTCGAGCCGCCGGCCGAGGTGCAAGGCGTGGCAGCGGTGCCGGACGCCAATCAGAATTTCAACTTGGTGATTTGGCAGGATGTGCCCAACGAACAAGGTGAACGATATACCGTGTATGCCAGCCAGCAGCCGATCACGGACATCAATGCGCCCGGTGTTGAAGTTATTGCCGACGGCGTAGCGGAAAATGTTCAGACCTTTGTGCATTACCTGCGCCACCCGCTGGTGGATAAGGCCGTCACGTATTACTATGCTGTCAGCGCTGTGGACCGAGTCGGTAACATCGGCGATGCCGGCACAGCGGCTGCGCCAGTGGCCAACACCGCCAAGGGAGTTGCCACCATTGCTCTCAACGTCCCCGCGAATGTGGCTATCGACGGCGATTTGAGTGAATGGTACGCCAGCGGCATCAAGCCGTTCGAATACAAGCAATCCACCTCACATGTTGGGTTAGGAGTTTTTGAGAACGACGACGATCTCTCGATCACGATGTTTATGGCGATCGACAACGAATATCTCTACTTCGCGGTCGATGCCATTGACAACGTGCATTCGTATGATGCCGCCGGCAACTGGTATGAAGATGATGCCATCGAGATGTTCTTTGGTTTGTATGATGGCCGTCCGGGCCCGCCCCACCTTGCCCGGCTGCGCGGCGAAAAGCCGGATTACGCGTTGCAATACCGCTACGACGGCTTGTTTAACGCGGACAACAACAACTTTCAGATTTACAACCGCGATTCCACCAACTACTACTTCGAAGGGTTCGGCTCCGACTATATCATCGAGACCAAAATCCGGTTGAGCGATATTACCTTCGGCGACGATGCCCCTTTTACACCGGTCAACGGCACGCGCATTCCGCTTGACTTTTCGATCCATGACTCCGATGTCGCGAATGTGCGCGATGGCGTGATGTCGCTGTCGCCGATCAACAATGACAATTCCTGGTCGTCGCCGCGCAATTGGACGTACACCTGGATCGGCGATAAAGATTCGCCCACCGGCGTGGAAGAGGCGCAGGGCAATGTTCCGACGATTTACAGCCTGAGCCAGAATTACCCCAATCCGTTCAATCCCACCACCAACATCGTCTACACGCTGCCCAAGTCCGGCGCCGTGAAAGTCGAATTGTTCAACGCGCTCGGCCAAAAAGTGCGCACACTGGTGGATGAGTTCAAGGCGGCCGGGAAATACACGGTCACCATCCAGGCTGAAACACTGCCTACCGGCGTTTATTTCTATCGCTTCAAAGCCGGAGATTTCAAGCAAGTGCGCAAGATGCTTTTGATGAAGTGATTTTGCGTATTTGCTTGGCTGTTTTGCTGATACTCGTGCTCTCGTTCGCCAATGATTCCTGAGAATCTCAAGTGAGCGAGAGTACGAGAAAGAGTGCCCCAGAAGCCGAAACCCAAAAGGCCTCACGCAAAGGCACGAAGACGCAAAAAGTCCGCAACGTTATTGCTTTGCGGCTTTGCGCCTCTGCGTGAATGTTTTTGCCTTTTTCGCAGCGACTTACAGCGTTTTTCAAATGCGTATGCAGGATTCGTAGTCCTGCCCCCTTGTAGTGCATTGTTGCAACCATGAGTTTTATGGCTTCAACAGCCGCCCACAAGGGACGGGGACTACCAAACCCGTTCGTCCAAATGAAACACGCCGTAAGCGCCTAAACGTGAGGTTGAGGAGACTATGAGCAGCGGTGAACGGGCTGGATTGCTTTTGAAAGCAACGTGGTTGTGCTTGTTCTGGTTGGCGCCCAACGCGTCAATGGGGCAGGTGGTTGCCACGTTGGACGCAACCTTGCAACTGCGCACAGTTGATGGCATCACCGTGCCGCATCAAAATGGCATTCCCATTCCTTCATTTGAGAAACAAGAGCGCACAACCGTCAATCTCGCCGGCCTGTGGCGCAAGCAACGCTTCGCGGCCAATCACGATTTGACCCTCAAAAAGAGAGACGCCGCCGGCTTCGCGGAATTGCTCTCGGAAGCCGGCGACCGTTTCAAACCCGAATTTGACGACAGCAACTGGCCTACACATCAAATTCCGGGCGTTGAAAACACCATTAACGCTTATGAACGCCGGCCGGAATATTATCAAGACGGAGTGTGGTACCGCCGCGCATTCGCGGTTCCGGATTCTCTGCGCGGCTCCTTCGTCAAACTCATGTTTTATGCCGTCAACTATGTTGCTGATGTGTGGTTGAACGGAACGTATATCGGTTATCACGAAGGCGGCTATACTTCTTTTGCGTTTGATGTTTCACAGGCGATTAGATATGATACTCTAAATGTTCTGGCCGTGCGCGTGGATAATCCGCCGTGGGGAACGCGCAGCGATATTGTCCCCTATTCGCGCGTCGATTGGTTCAATTACACCGGCATCATTCACGACGTTTATTTGGAGTTTTCCGATCCGATTTCTGTTGTGCGCGCCGACGTCGTGCCCAAAGAAATAGATGGCACAATTCAAACCACGATCACACTGTTCAACGCCTTGCCCGCAGAACAAGATATTGAGGTGCGGGTGCAAGTTTATGAAGCCGCGATTGGCGAACACAACATCCGCGCGGAAAAGGCTGCGGAAGTGATGGGCGCGCCGGCCCCGGTTTCCGGACAAACAGAAAACAGTGTGACGGTCGCGTCACAGGCCAGCAAAACCTGGCGGACGATGCTCACCGTGCAAAATCCCAAACTCTGGTCTCCGCAAAATCCCAATCTTTATGTGTTGCACGTTATCGTGTCAAAAGCCGGCGAAATAATTGATGAATTTCATACACAATTTGGCATTCGCACGGCAAAGAAGCAGGGCAATAAATTTTTGCTCAACGAGAAGCCTGCGTTCTTTGTCGGCCTGGCGCGCCATGAAGATCACCCAACCCACGGCCGCAGCATCCCAATCGAGACGATTTATGACGATTTACTGAAAATCAAAAATCTCAATGCCAATTGGCTGCGCACCGCCCACTATCCGAATCATCCTTTTACTTATCTTGCCGCTGACCGGCTCGGCTTCGTCGTCATGGAGGAGATTCCGGTCTGGCAATTCGACTCAAACCTGGCGTGGGTGCTGCAAAACTTGTTGCGCCATATTCACGAACAAATGTTTAAAGAGATGGTCTTCCGTGACTACAATCGCCCCTCCATCATAACCTGGAGCACCAGCAACGAATGCCTGGATGTCGATAATCGCAGGACTTTCATTCAACGCGTGCAGCAAGAGTTGAATCGTTTGTACCCGGATGGCAGGCTTACCGGCCAATCGGCTGCAGCAGACCGGCCCGGCCCGGACGATCCTTCACAGGCCGTATGTGATTTCATCGGCTGGACCATGTATTTCGGCGTGTTTCACGGCAGCACAGCCTATACCGGCACAAAATATTTTCTCGTCGATGCGAATCTTGCTTATCCCGAAAAGCCCGTCATCAATACGGAGTTTGGCTACTGGTCTTCGGAAAACAGCTCGACCGCCGGCATGCAGGTGGAGATCTTCAACGAAACCTTTCGCGCCTTGAAACAACGCGCGGTTATGGACAGTCTGGGCAACTACGATTGTTGCGGCTACTTGATGGCAACGACGTGGTGGTGTGCGTTTGATTGGTATCGCATGACTGAGGGCTTCCAGAGCATGGGGGTTTTGCGCATGGACCGTGTGACGGAAAAGCCAGTGACGCCCGTGCTCAAAGCCGCCTACCTGCCCTATTTCAAAAAAGGCGGTATCGCCACGGAAGTAAAAGAGCGCGCTTCTGCCGCAAGCTCTTCATTGCCACAATTCGTGCTGTACCAAAATTATCCCAATCCCTTCAACCCGGCCACGAGCATCAGTTTCTCAGTGCAAAAAAGAACGCCCGTCAAGCTTACCGTGCTCGATGTGACGGGCAGAGAGATTGCGGTTCTGCTCGATGAAGTGAAAAATGCGGGCCACTACCACGTGACATTTCCCGACAACGGCCGCACACAGCAGCATTTACCCAGCGGCGTTTATTTTTATAAATTGGCAACGGATAAATTCACCGATGTAAAAAAAATGATTTTGATGAAGTGATCGCTGTTCCTAAAACACGGTTTGACAATCCGAGGATTTCGTCATGACCCTTTACACCAGCACTACGCGCCGGTTCTTACAAGTTTTTTTCACGGCGTTCTTCTGTACTGCCCCCTTGTTAATGGCTCAAACAACCGGTAAAATCGCGGGAAAAATAACCGACAAAGATACCGGCCAGGGCCTGCCGGGCGCGAACGTGATTCTTGACGGCACCAACCGCGGCGCGGCTGCCGATCTCAACGGCGAGTATTTCGT containing:
- a CDS encoding T9SS type A sorting domain-containing protein; the encoded protein is MKHFKLLRWLLLAPGLAFSQDVLQSFDTELDSSYWAYEHVSSSTQTFTNLSLANDVVHKGTGSMKVDYAIQGTESWGGYANIMHGADSTEVFDFSPYTHLKVWYYNAIPQSIPSTTHLRVLLKDMSNVAVNDRIMANITQAEFWYSHFFVLDAAPGWNELVLPLTDVGVQSDQGVWLPGWAGQAGNSTLDLDKIKAWKFEWSIDASVYNAADPQASGISAGTIYLDDLRLTGHAFPVINFFDTTASQPATYAGTGSSSISVTDNTTEFLETASAQFDWKVDAPESWGGFASLTYGDDNSFLPNMAGHTHMTLRYNNFLASSNPGNVVFRIQLYDYSEGDNSQEQWIFETRAVLDSAAGWKKLIIPLEDRGAGVGPNAEGFSNPGWSGVAGNSKLDWDKVKKYEFAFSAAQQGTVTTGGILFDNLELYGKRQTDFEPPAEVQGVAAVPDANQNFNLVIWQDVPNEQGERYTVYASQQPITDINAPGVEVIADGVAENVQTFVHYLRHPLVDKAVTYYYAVSAVDRVGNIGDAGTAAAPVANTAKGVATIALNVPANVAIDGDLSEWYASGIKPFEYKQSTSHVGLGVFENDDDLSITMFMAIDNEYLYFAVDAIDNVHSYDAAGNWYEDDAIEMFFGLYDGRPGPPHLARLRGEKPDYALQYRYDGLFNADNNNFQIYNRDSTNYYFEGFGSDYIIETKIRLSDITFGDDAPFTPVNGTRIPLDFSIHDSDVANVRDGVMSLSPINNDNSWSSPRNWTYTWIGDKDSPTGVEEAQGNVPTIYSLSQNYPNPFNPTTNIVYTLPKSGAVKVELFNALGQKVRTLVDEFKAAGKYTVTIQAETLPTGVYFYRFKAGDFKQVRKMLLMK
- a CDS encoding T9SS type A sorting domain-containing protein; this encodes MSSGERAGLLLKATWLCLFWLAPNASMGQVVATLDATLQLRTVDGITVPHQNGIPIPSFEKQERTTVNLAGLWRKQRFAANHDLTLKKRDAAGFAELLSEAGDRFKPEFDDSNWPTHQIPGVENTINAYERRPEYYQDGVWYRRAFAVPDSLRGSFVKLMFYAVNYVADVWLNGTYIGYHEGGYTSFAFDVSQAIRYDTLNVLAVRVDNPPWGTRSDIVPYSRVDWFNYTGIIHDVYLEFSDPISVVRADVVPKEIDGTIQTTITLFNALPAEQDIEVRVQVYEAAIGEHNIRAEKAAEVMGAPAPVSGQTENSVTVASQASKTWRTMLTVQNPKLWSPQNPNLYVLHVIVSKAGEIIDEFHTQFGIRTAKKQGNKFLLNEKPAFFVGLARHEDHPTHGRSIPIETIYDDLLKIKNLNANWLRTAHYPNHPFTYLAADRLGFVVMEEIPVWQFDSNLAWVLQNLLRHIHEQMFKEMVFRDYNRPSIITWSTSNECLDVDNRRTFIQRVQQELNRLYPDGRLTGQSAAADRPGPDDPSQAVCDFIGWTMYFGVFHGSTAYTGTKYFLVDANLAYPEKPVINTEFGYWSSENSSTAGMQVEIFNETFRALKQRAVMDSLGNYDCCGYLMATTWWCAFDWYRMTEGFQSMGVLRMDRVTEKPVTPVLKAAYLPYFKKGGIATEVKERASAASSSLPQFVLYQNYPNPFNPATSISFSVQKRTPVKLTVLDVTGREIAVLLDEVKNAGHYHVTFPDNGRTQQHLPSGVYFYKLATDKFTDVKKMILMK